The Sporomusa termitida genome has a window encoding:
- a CDS encoding SdpI family protein encodes MPPVVLTVIGFLWIVLGLFAYYVRIKRNFFWGYRTARAMASEEAWVCANRTFGKFLGIAGAVNVLLGVGGTLTVYAQQNHPAIYGINFLVFIVGTILSIYLTERCLFQKYDK; translated from the coding sequence GTGCCGCCGGTAGTATTGACTGTAATCGGTTTTCTCTGGATAGTTTTAGGATTGTTTGCTTATTATGTAAGGATAAAGCGGAATTTTTTTTGGGGTTACCGGACAGCCCGGGCAATGGCGAGTGAAGAAGCCTGGGTCTGCGCCAACCGTACCTTTGGTAAATTTCTGGGCATCGCCGGGGCAGTAAATGTATTATTAGGAGTGGGCGGAACCTTAACTGTCTATGCGCAGCAAAACCACCCGGCAATTTATGGAATAAACTTTCTGGTTTTTATCGTCGGCACAATTTTAAGTATTTATTTGACAGAACGTTGCTTATTCCAAAAATATGATAAATAG
- a CDS encoding thiamine pyrophosphate-dependent enzyme, with amino-acid sequence MSAYDANLDYVPTWCPGCGNFGIINSLKKAFAVLELDLEQTVLVNGIGCSSKIGQYINCYRIETLHGRTLPVATGVKLANHGLTVIAEGGDGDGMGLGMGHFVHTARRNLDISYFIHNNQVYGLTKGQTSPTSEPGMFTKFTPPPLGNVERPVNIVDMAISLGASFVARAYTGNMNQLTDMMAQAIRHRGFAVVDILQPCVSFNAVNTYAWYQQRVRTIGGDHDPSDRERAKALAGIWGDEIPVGVFWREERPTFADSLPQLKGGPLTAQPLAGADISSLMEELA; translated from the coding sequence ATGAGTGCGTATGATGCTAATCTCGACTATGTTCCCACCTGGTGTCCCGGCTGCGGCAACTTCGGCATTATTAATTCCCTGAAAAAAGCGTTTGCCGTGCTGGAACTCGATCTTGAGCAGACCGTTCTGGTTAACGGTATCGGCTGCTCCAGCAAAATCGGCCAGTATATTAACTGCTACCGTATCGAAACCCTGCACGGCCGCACCCTGCCGGTGGCTACCGGCGTCAAGCTGGCAAATCACGGCCTGACCGTCATTGCCGAAGGCGGCGACGGCGACGGCATGGGCCTGGGGATGGGGCATTTTGTCCATACTGCCAGGCGCAACCTTGATATCAGTTATTTTATTCATAATAATCAGGTGTACGGCCTGACCAAGGGGCAAACATCACCGACCAGCGAGCCGGGTATGTTTACTAAGTTCACACCGCCGCCACTGGGCAATGTTGAACGGCCGGTCAATATCGTCGATATGGCGATCAGCCTGGGCGCCAGCTTTGTCGCCCGCGCCTACACCGGCAATATGAACCAGCTGACCGATATGATGGCGCAGGCGATCCGCCACCGGGGCTTTGCCGTGGTCGATATCCTGCAGCCCTGCGTGTCCTTTAACGCTGTCAATACCTATGCCTGGTACCAGCAGCGGGTCCGCACCATTGGCGGCGATCATGATCCGTCGGACCGTGAGCGGGCGAAGGCCCTGGCCGGGATATGGGGCGACGAGATTCCTGTCGGCGTATTTTGGCGGGAGGAAAGGCCCACCTTCGCCGACTCGCTGCCGCAGCTCAAAGGCGGTCCCCTGACAGCGCAGCCGCTGGCCGGCGCCGATATCAGCAGCCTGATGGAGGAGCTGGCATAG
- a CDS encoding flavodoxin family protein has translation MQYIVLYSSRTGNTKKIAEAIGSVLPAATPCLPVGEAPVDLNAYDCVFAGFWVDRGSADPEAQQLLRQLEHPRVALFATLGADPKSQHAADSLSNAAALRPGGQPLVHSFICQGKVDPELIEQMKKMFPAGHPHAVDEKREALHKEASKHPDEADLAAAKAFAAETVKRLENLG, from the coding sequence ATGCAATATATTGTTTTGTATTCATCACGGACCGGGAATACCAAAAAAATAGCGGAGGCCATCGGCAGCGTTCTGCCGGCGGCAACCCCCTGTTTGCCTGTTGGGGAAGCGCCGGTCGATTTAAATGCTTATGATTGCGTGTTTGCCGGGTTCTGGGTTGACCGGGGGTCGGCCGATCCCGAGGCGCAGCAGCTGCTGCGGCAACTGGAGCATCCGCGCGTGGCCCTGTTTGCCACCTTAGGGGCAGATCCCAAGTCGCAGCATGCGGCCGACAGCCTTAGCAATGCGGCGGCACTGCGTCCTGGCGGCCAGCCGCTGGTACATAGTTTTATCTGTCAGGGAAAAGTCGATCCGGAATTGATCGAACAAATGAAAAAAATGTTTCCGGCCGGCCATCCGCATGCGGTGGATGAAAAACGGGAAGCACTGCATAAGGAAGCGAGCAAACATCCGGATGAAGCTGATCTGGCGGCCGCTAAAGCGTTCGCGGCCGAGACCGTAAAACGACTGGAGAACCTGGGATGA
- the hutW gene encoding heme anaerobic degradation radical SAM methyltransferase ChuW/HutW, which produces MMKLQDLLQTLSAAEKALQLGYEKADPLTGAFSQKRVVHAGLQGCPVPAGQAQAIWQQVMERPPAEKTERSAYIHIPFCQTKCLYCGFFQNAANQAAEDRYIDCLVRELEADADQPYLKEGPIHAVFIGGGTPTSLSPHNARLLLQAIRRCLPLANDYELTLEGRCHDLIPAKMDVWLDNGVNRVSLGVQSFHTQIRRQLGRVDDQETVLRRLAALKAYQQCSVIVDLIYGLPDQDMQAWEEDLRILADSAVDGMDLYQLNVFEGSDLDQRILAGTMSPAASTAQQARMFAFAQEFVAKRNFSRLSMCHWQRNNRERSLYNTLAKRGGAIFPFGCGAGGNAGGYSTMLHRALQPYENMVMGGLKPFMVLIEQAPLQSVINSILDQLERGCLDLQPLIKADERLAELKWLYDLWEQRGLVHYDGVVYRLTVAGQFWQVNIAQTTVECVQAIVTQEHSIAVQGVAAQDRKARPPGTKVMPPGHPAMELNPIPGRKKIASGNSSC; this is translated from the coding sequence ATGATGAAACTGCAAGACTTGTTGCAAACACTCTCGGCGGCAGAAAAAGCGCTCCAGCTGGGGTATGAGAAAGCCGATCCGCTGACAGGCGCTTTCTCCCAGAAACGGGTAGTGCATGCGGGTCTGCAGGGCTGTCCCGTGCCGGCCGGTCAAGCACAGGCGATCTGGCAGCAGGTTATGGAACGGCCGCCGGCCGAAAAAACAGAACGGTCAGCCTATATTCATATTCCTTTTTGCCAGACAAAATGTCTGTATTGCGGGTTCTTTCAAAATGCAGCCAATCAGGCGGCGGAAGACCGGTATATTGATTGTCTGGTCCGGGAACTGGAGGCTGACGCTGATCAGCCCTACCTGAAAGAGGGTCCGATACATGCCGTTTTTATCGGCGGCGGTACGCCTACCTCGTTGTCGCCGCACAATGCCCGGCTGCTGCTGCAGGCCATTCGGCGCTGCCTGCCCCTGGCCAACGACTATGAATTGACGCTGGAAGGACGCTGTCATGACCTGATACCGGCCAAGATGGATGTCTGGCTGGACAACGGCGTAAACCGCGTGTCACTGGGCGTGCAGTCGTTTCACACGCAGATTCGCCGCCAGCTGGGAAGAGTCGACGACCAGGAAACCGTACTCCGGCGGCTGGCCGCGTTAAAGGCTTATCAACAATGTTCCGTCATCGTCGATCTTATCTATGGCCTGCCTGATCAGGACATGCAGGCCTGGGAGGAGGATTTGCGGATTCTGGCCGATTCGGCGGTCGACGGCATGGACTTATACCAGCTTAACGTATTTGAAGGCAGTGATTTGGATCAGCGGATACTGGCGGGGACGATGTCCCCGGCGGCCAGTACCGCCCAACAGGCCCGGATGTTTGCTTTTGCCCAGGAATTCGTAGCGAAACGGAATTTTTCGCGGCTTAGCATGTGCCACTGGCAGCGAAATAACCGGGAACGCAGCCTTTACAATACGCTGGCGAAACGGGGGGGCGCCATATTCCCGTTTGGCTGCGGCGCCGGCGGTAATGCCGGCGGCTATTCGACCATGCTGCACCGGGCGCTGCAGCCTTATGAAAACATGGTCATGGGCGGGCTTAAGCCCTTCATGGTCCTGATCGAGCAAGCGCCGCTGCAGTCGGTGATCAACAGCATATTGGACCAGCTGGAGCGGGGCTGTCTGGATTTACAGCCGCTGATCAAGGCCGACGAACGACTGGCTGAGCTAAAATGGCTCTATGATCTTTGGGAACAAAGGGGGCTTGTGCATTACGACGGCGTTGTTTACCGCTTGACCGTGGCCGGCCAGTTCTGGCAGGTAAATATTGCCCAGACTACGGTGGAATGCGTGCAGGCGATTGTAACGCAGGAACACAGCATCGCCGTGCAGGGGGTCGCAGCGCAGGACCGAAAGGCGCGGCCGCCGGGGACTAAGGTTATGCCGCCGGGGCATCCGGCAATGGAGCTGAATCCGATACCAGGCCGGAAAAAAATTGCGTCCGGTAATTCCTCCTGTTAA
- a CDS encoding ABC transporter substrate-binding protein — protein sequence MLGYDRIVQDSWHEPQTELRPVRCAFCNSMLFRGAVEKIEIKCPKCAAIQVLQRNGDGWISERSLPRNRFVRLGCARARMVTDSAGRLVAIPDRPQRVITLNSSNLGLYVATGGRPVGRGTGDMAPAILKDEIRKIPTVGLPPNPDLERIMAIKPDLVIGMAFPAHQSLAVVLERKGIPTILQTFDRYADVLEALHFYGELNGNEGLADKKITAIEKQRWRLIEQAGGRPSPRVLIVWAIDGGLYAALSTSFIGDMVKRLGGVNMSDLLAPMEKKLAYAPLDFKAIAAVQPDVILFIDHRFGEMASKGLQVLQNPRWQSLDAVRQNRVYQLPYSLFAVNPGAQIEEALSVLAGFLYRK from the coding sequence ATGCTTGGCTATGATAGAATTGTGCAGGATTCATGGCATGAGCCGCAGACGGAATTGCGCCCTGTCCGGTGCGCTTTCTGCAATAGCATGCTGTTTCGCGGTGCAGTGGAAAAAATCGAAATTAAATGCCCCAAATGCGCCGCTATTCAGGTTTTGCAACGCAACGGCGACGGCTGGATCAGTGAACGCAGCCTGCCGCGCAACCGGTTTGTCAGGCTGGGTTGTGCCCGGGCGCGGATGGTGACCGACAGTGCCGGGCGGCTTGTGGCCATTCCGGACCGGCCGCAGCGTGTCATTACTTTGAATTCATCCAACCTGGGGCTGTACGTGGCAACCGGCGGCAGGCCGGTCGGCAGGGGGACCGGCGACATGGCGCCGGCCATCCTGAAGGATGAAATCAGAAAAATTCCCACAGTAGGCCTGCCGCCCAACCCCGACTTAGAACGCATTATGGCGATAAAACCGGATTTGGTAATCGGCATGGCTTTTCCGGCCCATCAGTCGCTGGCAGTTGTGCTGGAAAGAAAAGGTATCCCGACGATTTTGCAGACGTTTGACCGTTATGCCGATGTCCTGGAAGCGCTGCATTTTTACGGAGAGCTAAACGGCAACGAGGGACTTGCCGATAAAAAAATCACTGCTATTGAAAAACAGCGGTGGCGGCTGATCGAACAGGCCGGCGGGCGGCCTTCGCCCCGGGTGCTTATTGTCTGGGCGATCGACGGCGGACTCTATGCAGCGCTTTCCACAAGTTTTATCGGTGACATGGTGAAACGGCTGGGGGGGGTGAATATGTCTGATTTGCTGGCGCCTATGGAGAAAAAATTAGCCTATGCGCCGCTGGATTTTAAAGCAATTGCTGCCGTTCAGCCTGATGTCATTTTATTCATTGACCACCGGTTTGGCGAGATGGCGAGTAAAGGACTGCAGGTATTGCAAAATCCCCGGTGGCAGAGTCTGGACGCTGTGCGGCAAAACCGCGTATATCAGCTCCCTTATTCTCTGTTTGCCGTCAATCCCGGCGCGCAGATTGAGGAAGCTTTGAGCGTCCTGGCAGGTTTTCTTTATAGAAAATAG
- a CDS encoding 2-oxoacid:acceptor oxidoreductase subunit alpha translates to MRSDFSCLFAGEAGYGVMSAGSTVAKAAGRNNLWAFVVNEYPSLIKGGLNTCLVRLAAAPLPAHEEMIDCLAVLSQDGMEQNYGRVQPGGLLIADASLAVDSSRLARGVRVYQLPLLQKGSGDVAKIMSNSAMLGAFCALSGFPADLIEAVLASEFKPEVFEKNRLLLRATYELAAQQTAAAVFPLPFSEPPARRMLINGNDAIAMGALQGGCKFAAGYPMTPGSSVLTYLADYGPAFGLVFKQAEDEIAAINMLIGAGFAGARAIGATSGGGFSLMVEALGFAALAEVPLVMVNAQRGGPSTGQPTRTAQADLAFILNASQGEFLRIVVAPGDIEECFFETFRAFNLAEKYQLPVIILTDKYLADSAATHPFFKTEGLAIERGKLADPDWLAAHQPYKRYEFTADGVSARALPGTGGGRHIATSYTHGEDGFYSSGNREYAGSEPEVTVKALDKLFDKEPHILAELEAVRLYGPETAELTLVVWGSTKGAALAGMELATAAGLSVNVLQVVYLSPFPAAAVAAILGRSRQTLLVEGNKTAQLGGLVRMHTGIHLANRYLKYDSRAFTPSQILLKIKEVLA, encoded by the coding sequence TTGAGAAGCGATTTTAGCTGCCTGTTTGCCGGTGAAGCCGGCTACGGGGTCATGAGTGCCGGTTCGACTGTGGCTAAGGCGGCCGGGCGTAATAACCTTTGGGCTTTTGTTGTAAATGAATATCCGTCGCTGATTAAAGGCGGCCTGAACACCTGCCTGGTTCGTCTGGCGGCTGCGCCGCTGCCGGCCCATGAAGAGATGATTGATTGTCTGGCTGTGCTGTCGCAGGACGGGATGGAACAAAATTACGGCCGTGTGCAGCCTGGTGGTCTGCTGATTGCCGACGCCTCGCTCGCCGTCGACAGTAGCCGGCTGGCCCGCGGCGTGCGGGTTTACCAGCTGCCGCTGCTGCAAAAGGGCAGCGGCGATGTAGCTAAAATTATGTCCAATAGCGCGATGCTGGGGGCGTTTTGCGCGCTCAGCGGTTTTCCCGCTGACCTGATCGAAGCGGTTTTGGCCAGCGAATTTAAACCGGAGGTGTTTGAGAAAAACCGGCTTTTGCTGCGGGCGACCTATGAGCTGGCAGCGCAGCAAACGGCGGCAGCCGTGTTTCCCCTGCCATTTTCTGAGCCGCCGGCCAGGCGGATGCTGATCAACGGCAATGATGCGATTGCCATGGGCGCATTGCAAGGCGGCTGCAAGTTTGCCGCCGGCTATCCGATGACGCCGGGCTCCAGTGTGCTGACCTATCTTGCCGACTACGGCCCGGCTTTCGGGCTGGTATTTAAGCAGGCAGAGGATGAAATCGCGGCCATCAATATGCTGATCGGCGCCGGCTTTGCCGGTGCGCGGGCGATCGGCGCCACCAGCGGCGGCGGCTTCTCGTTGATGGTGGAGGCGCTCGGTTTTGCCGCGCTGGCCGAAGTGCCGCTGGTAATGGTCAACGCCCAGCGGGGCGGTCCCAGTACCGGCCAGCCGACACGCACTGCTCAGGCCGACCTGGCGTTTATCCTGAACGCGTCGCAGGGTGAGTTTTTGCGAATCGTGGTCGCTCCCGGCGACATCGAAGAGTGTTTTTTTGAAACCTTCCGGGCTTTTAACCTGGCGGAGAAATATCAATTGCCGGTCATTATCCTGACCGATAAATATCTGGCCGATTCGGCGGCAACCCATCCTTTCTTTAAGACCGAGGGGCTGGCAATCGAACGCGGCAAACTGGCCGACCCAGACTGGCTGGCGGCACATCAGCCCTATAAGCGCTATGAATTCACTGCCGACGGCGTGTCGGCCCGCGCACTGCCGGGAACCGGCGGCGGCCGCCATATTGCCACCAGCTACACCCATGGCGAGGACGGCTTTTATAGTTCCGGCAACCGCGAGTATGCCGGCAGTGAACCGGAAGTCACCGTTAAGGCTCTTGACAAGCTGTTTGACAAAGAGCCCCATATTCTGGCCGAGCTTGAGGCTGTCAGGCTGTACGGGCCGGAGACGGCCGAGCTGACGCTGGTTGTCTGGGGCTCAACCAAAGGCGCGGCGCTGGCAGGGATGGAACTGGCGACAGCGGCCGGCCTCAGCGTCAACGTCCTGCAGGTCGTCTATTTGTCACCCTTCCCGGCGGCGGCAGTGGCGGCGATCCTCGGCCGCAGCCGGCAAACGCTGCTGGTGGAAGGCAATAAAACGGCTCAGCTCGGCGGGCTGGTACGCATGCATACCGGCATTCATCTCGCCAACCGCTATCTGAAATATGATTCGCGGGCCTTTACGCCGTCGCAGATATTGCTGAAAATCAAGGAGGTGCTGGCATGA
- a CDS encoding TonB-dependent receptor plug domain-containing protein has translation MSKKRRARCAVAALLTANIFALWSGALAAEDTAKTRDIVVEADAAREEAKYESQSTTIITKEDIERKQAKSVEDIIFDETGVTRTVDAMGRVGVSIRGAEPRHTLILVDGQPVMGDFAKYSGAGDEVMRLGAENVERIEIIRGAASAKYGADAIGGVVNIITRKAASKPGLQVNAEGRRISGDGDIFPYQNIFLRADTGEVGKFRVGLYGSKREIMPVYGTTYFGGLAGGENVRNSLRYYGDIKNIGLIGSYEIDDRNKLEFNIDRLNEDLERYVKHSDSGMEPQQHFKREMDRNTYRLSYSGNNGGNTDWKIGLDYAKLNEDDLTLSSRYSNSQYEGKNTLNYIDDIEHKQWNLKASANTQVNDRHLLTYGFGYIKENGVGSRLKSAPDTYTRYIDPWDYDKNLYTKGGTGAPASNVHDYELVRNEAGVPYYDQDYEWYGARDENGANIVPSFTYLDFLEYTAYATGAPADVVARRDAFALQLKAENPSLTLSNASAINHYYADWYRDATYNGKTFQEEYNSRQNRQQVGRAEIKKQHFFLQDTWQVDADTILAPIFRVDHSNLFGTNATFNMGLTHNINGNANRRFKANIGTGYTEPGMGELYYNWEMYAGMPVDIFKGKLGYYWVGNPDLKPEKSVNFDIGIEGENKNTSARFNVFHNRIDDYMSTYFTGYLMDFGPTDSEGWKWLAPPDMIYSFKNIGKAEITGAEAEVQQKFGRHWTGKLGYTYLYALNKSDPDMPRQLLDKPQHKVDIGITYENLKGGWRSSLWGNYYINMLDSNSVANNGNYLEYDENGDLKYNFAEGGKQTYEKKTFGLWNLLIQKDLSKDSLAYFGIDNLFNHRDDDRAFQERVYKIGLNMKFGAAAGSKKEADSQTDSAATDAPAATQAAENWFIEKPFDADKKEGVELIGDYQARWNANTGKNKPEARETAGASVGDAAKNIFEKADHGFEQRLRVGIDARIGDKTNVTVLGSAAGMSGVDTAYDAAGSKGLNEQRLEKAEITQNVKKWDFTAGRLTEPLGVTGYWFDKEYDGGRAVWTNKQTQVRIGYGDFSHSTGITDSAYTHATHQVFFRAPTRTEWLGYDTNDYPEEGAPYKDKVVSVDGYQGLYQKLAQAASLEEQQQIINQYLEVIKQDDPAAYDTITSMQMNPSINTFAWQKVTVTAEGTGEKLGEYIVMVNPSGNNSFRTTERVSYADFFDQEALEAAAAGTWDKIEPSLEASGVTREWIGQNNSVFLSEGYYNFTTTFLGYGEYTGDEIFRELAVRDWAIPVDEFDASAFTVLTKDEAKAKAITSLWDSQNTFKQLWTRVNYSPSTGGFPEGRITGGADVGVTVRNIISNMANVVTWGPEDRSSLPLELLEQLEGKVIRVSGTVLVQDRIPAIHNAAFVQAKQQLGDNLGIQAWYLRSVNDKQHGIAVANGDTNDVYTFDQLANVVGVGAKWKLNDQITFSYDRGRNLTDFGRFMNGKTLYSHTAGTSDFALAGRQAGGTPRFWVARVDIGRSDTEQPGSWNAFADYKHFEHGSFFGGNGTEGVPDRYLDGIRSVTVGAGYVPAKDFLLEAFYTFDAKGTGKRDTLYGPENFKLGDYTRVQLTRRF, from the coding sequence TTGAGTAAAAAAAGAAGGGCCCGCTGCGCGGTCGCCGCCTTGTTGACGGCCAATATATTTGCCCTGTGGAGCGGGGCGCTGGCGGCCGAGGACACCGCCAAAACCCGGGACATCGTCGTCGAGGCGGACGCCGCCAGGGAGGAAGCCAAATACGAATCCCAAAGCACCACCATCATTACCAAGGAGGATATTGAGCGCAAACAGGCCAAAAGCGTCGAAGACATTATCTTCGATGAAACCGGCGTAACCCGGACCGTCGACGCCATGGGCCGGGTAGGCGTTTCCATCCGGGGCGCCGAACCGCGGCATACGCTGATCTTAGTGGACGGCCAGCCCGTCATGGGCGACTTTGCCAAATACTCCGGCGCCGGTGATGAGGTGATGCGGTTAGGGGCGGAGAATGTAGAGCGCATCGAAATCATCCGGGGCGCGGCATCAGCGAAGTATGGCGCCGACGCGATCGGCGGGGTCGTCAATATTATTACCCGCAAGGCAGCGTCTAAACCGGGCTTGCAGGTCAATGCCGAAGGACGGCGGATCAGCGGCGACGGGGATATATTTCCCTATCAGAATATCTTCCTGCGCGCCGATACCGGCGAAGTAGGAAAATTCCGGGTAGGCTTATATGGCAGCAAGCGGGAGATCATGCCGGTCTATGGGACTACCTATTTCGGCGGACTGGCCGGCGGCGAGAATGTACGGAACTCCCTGCGCTACTATGGCGATATCAAGAATATCGGCTTGATCGGCAGCTACGAGATCGATGACCGGAACAAGCTCGAATTCAACATCGACCGGCTGAATGAAGATCTCGAACGGTATGTCAAGCATTCGGACTCAGGCATGGAGCCGCAGCAGCATTTTAAACGGGAGATGGACCGGAATACGTACCGGCTGTCTTACAGCGGGAATAACGGCGGCAATACGGACTGGAAAATCGGCCTGGACTACGCGAAGCTGAATGAGGACGACCTCACGCTGTCCTCCAGGTACAGCAATTCGCAATACGAAGGGAAGAACACCTTAAACTATATCGATGATATCGAACATAAGCAATGGAACCTCAAAGCGTCGGCCAATACGCAGGTCAATGACAGGCACCTTTTGACTTATGGTTTTGGTTATATCAAGGAAAACGGCGTAGGGAGCCGGCTGAAAAGCGCGCCGGATACCTATACGCGCTACATCGACCCCTGGGATTATGACAAGAATCTCTATACCAAAGGCGGCACCGGGGCGCCCGCCTCCAACGTGCATGATTACGAGCTGGTGCGAAATGAAGCCGGCGTACCGTACTATGACCAGGACTATGAATGGTATGGCGCTCGTGATGAAAATGGAGCAAACATAGTTCCCTCTTTTACGTACCTGGATTTCCTCGAGTACACAGCTTACGCAACAGGAGCCCCGGCGGACGTAGTGGCCAGGCGGGACGCGTTTGCCCTACAGCTGAAAGCAGAAAATCCATCGCTTACTCTTAGCAATGCCTCCGCAATTAACCATTATTACGCCGATTGGTATCGGGACGCCACTTATAACGGGAAGACGTTTCAAGAAGAATACAACAGCCGGCAGAATCGCCAGCAGGTAGGCCGGGCGGAAATCAAAAAGCAGCACTTTTTCCTGCAGGATACCTGGCAGGTGGACGCCGATACGATCCTCGCCCCTATTTTCCGCGTCGACCACAGTAACCTGTTCGGCACGAACGCCACCTTCAACATGGGGCTGACTCATAATATCAACGGGAATGCCAACCGCCGCTTTAAAGCCAACATCGGCACCGGCTATACGGAACCGGGCATGGGCGAGCTCTATTACAACTGGGAAATGTATGCGGGCATGCCGGTTGATATTTTTAAAGGGAAGCTGGGTTATTACTGGGTCGGCAATCCTGATCTGAAACCGGAAAAGTCAGTGAATTTCGATATCGGGATTGAGGGGGAAAACAAGAATACATCGGCTCGCTTCAATGTCTTCCACAATCGTATTGATGATTATATGTCAACGTATTTCACCGGCTATTTAATGGATTTTGGGCCCACCGATTCCGAAGGCTGGAAATGGCTGGCCCCGCCGGATATGATCTACAGCTTCAAGAATATCGGCAAGGCGGAAATCACCGGCGCCGAAGCAGAGGTACAGCAGAAGTTCGGCAGGCACTGGACCGGGAAGCTGGGCTATACCTATCTCTATGCCCTGAATAAAAGCGATCCCGATATGCCGCGGCAGCTGCTGGACAAGCCGCAGCATAAGGTCGATATCGGCATCACCTATGAAAACCTGAAAGGCGGCTGGCGCTCTTCCCTCTGGGGCAATTATTATATCAATATGCTCGACAGCAACAGCGTGGCCAATAACGGCAATTACCTGGAGTATGACGAAAATGGCGACCTGAAGTATAATTTTGCCGAAGGGGGCAAACAGACCTATGAAAAGAAAACCTTCGGCCTCTGGAATTTATTGATCCAAAAAGACTTGTCGAAAGATTCGCTGGCCTACTTTGGCATCGACAACCTGTTCAATCATCGCGATGATGACCGGGCCTTCCAGGAACGGGTCTATAAAATTGGCCTGAATATGAAGTTTGGCGCTGCTGCGGGCAGCAAGAAGGAAGCGGACAGCCAAACAGACAGCGCCGCAACCGACGCACCGGCAGCAACGCAGGCAGCGGAGAACTGGTTTATCGAGAAACCGTTTGACGCCGATAAAAAAGAAGGCGTGGAACTGATCGGCGACTATCAGGCCCGCTGGAACGCTAATACCGGCAAGAATAAACCGGAAGCGAGAGAAACGGCGGGCGCCAGTGTGGGAGACGCCGCCAAGAATATCTTTGAGAAAGCGGATCACGGTTTTGAGCAGCGCCTGCGGGTCGGTATTGACGCCCGTATCGGCGATAAAACGAATGTCACCGTCCTCGGCAGCGCGGCCGGCATGAGCGGCGTGGATACAGCCTATGACGCAGCCGGCTCCAAAGGCCTGAACGAGCAGCGGCTGGAAAAAGCGGAAATTACGCAGAATGTGAAGAAGTGGGACTTTACGGCCGGCCGCCTGACCGAACCGCTGGGGGTTACGGGCTACTGGTTTGACAAGGAATATGACGGCGGCCGGGCCGTGTGGACGAATAAGCAGACCCAGGTGCGGATCGGCTATGGTGATTTCAGCCATAGCACCGGGATCACGGATTCGGCTTATACCCATGCGACCCATCAAGTCTTTTTCCGGGCGCCCACCAGAACGGAATGGCTGGGATATGACACAAACGACTATCCCGAGGAGGGCGCCCCTTACAAAGATAAGGTGGTCAGCGTAGACGGCTATCAGGGACTGTACCAGAAGCTGGCTCAGGCAGCCAGCCTGGAGGAACAGCAGCAGATTATCAATCAGTATTTGGAAGTCATCAAGCAAGACGACCCGGCTGCCTATGACACAATTACCTCTATGCAGATGAACCCTTCTATCAATACGTTTGCCTGGCAGAAAGTTACCGTTACGGCTGAGGGGACAGGAGAAAAGTTAGGCGAGTATATTGTCATGGTAAATCCCTCTGGGAATAATTCATTTAGGACGACAGAGAGGGTTTCTTATGCCGACTTTTTTGATCAGGAAGCCTTGGAAGCGGCTGCGGCAGGGACATGGGACAAGATCGAACCGTCTTTGGAAGCAAGCGGGGTAACCAGAGAATGGATCGGTCAAAATAATTCGGTTTTTCTGTCAGAAGGCTATTATAATTTTACCACTACCTTCTTAGGCTACGGCGAATACACCGGCGATGAAATCTTCCGGGAACTGGCTGTTCGTGACTGGGCTATTCCTGTGGATGAATTCGACGCAAGTGCTTTTACGGTACTTACGAAAGACGAAGCGAAGGCCAAGGCCATTACTTCCTTATGGGACAGCCAGAATACTTTTAAGCAGTTATGGACCAGGGTAAACTACTCACCATCAACAGGCGGGTTCCCGGAGGGACGAATTACTGGGGGGGCCGATGTAGGAGTGACGGTTAGGAATATTATTTCTAACATGGCGAATGTGGTGACCTGGGGGCCGGAAGACCGCAGCTCCCTGCCGCTGGAGTTGCTGGAACAGCTTGAGGGAAAAGTGATTCGGGTGTCGGGAACCGTCTTAGTGCAGGACCGGATCCCGGCGATCCATAATGCCGCGTTTGTCCAGGCCAAACAGCAGCTCGGCGATAATCTGGGCATTCAGGCCTGGTATTTGCGTTCGGTCAATGATAAGCAGCACGGCATAGCGGTGGCCAATGGCGATACGAATGACGTATATACCTTTGATCAGCTGGCCAATGTCGTCGGCGTGGGGGCAAAATGGAAGCTCAATGATCAAATCACTTTCTCCTATGACCGGGGACGGAACCTGACGGATTTTGGCCGGTTTATGAATGGAAAAACGCTCTATAGCCATACGGCGGGAACGTCGGACTTTGCGCTGGCCGGGCGCCAAGCGGGCGGCACGCCGCGGTTCTGGGTAGCCCGGGTGGATATCGGCCGCAGCGATACGGAGCAGCCGGGCAGCTGGAATGCCTTCGCCGATTACAAGCACTTTGAGCATGGCTCGTTCTTTGGCGGCAACGGCACCGAAGGAGTACCTGACCGCTATCTGGACGGTATCCGCAGCGTTACGGTAGGAGCCGGCTATGTACCGGCCAAAGACTTCCTGTTAGAAGCGTTCTATACCTTTGACGCGAAAGGGACAGGAAAACGGGATACGCTGTATGGACCGGAAAATTTCAAACTGGGAGATTATACGCGAGTGCAATTGACGCGCAGGTTCTAA